A stretch of Thermococcus bergensis DNA encodes these proteins:
- a CDS encoding glycerate kinase type-2 family protein, translated as MMNRDELLSHGDVKAKEIALALMEEAVKSADPYEAVKRALKVDDGKLIVEGKEFPIRGKIYVLAFGKAACSMAKAVEELLGEKIAEGVAVTKYGYSLPLKRIKVIEAGHPVPDEKSVRGAQLGVELAKKVGEEDILLVLISGGGSALFMLPEDGISFEDKMKTNELLLKSGAKIYEINTVRKHISKVKGGKLAKLVRGTLISLILSDVVGDPLEAIASGPTVKDPTTFQDAYRILKLYDLWDELPESVRRHIELGLEGKVEETLKEDLPNVHNFLIASNALACEAAERKARELGLNAHILTTTLEGEAREVAVAFGSIIEEIYHRSRPFEKPCVLIAGGETTVTIESEAGLGGPNQEFALSITRKIANLRGVAVLAMDTDGTDGPTDAAGGLVDSYTLEALKKEGIDVEEYLKGHNAYEALKKAKALLVTGPTRTNVNSIVIAVIL; from the coding sequence ATGATGAATCGAGATGAACTTCTCTCTCATGGAGATGTGAAGGCCAAAGAAATTGCCCTTGCACTCATGGAGGAAGCCGTAAAAAGCGCAGACCCGTATGAAGCTGTCAAAAGAGCCCTAAAAGTTGATGACGGCAAGCTCATCGTTGAAGGAAAGGAGTTCCCGATAAGGGGAAAAATCTATGTTCTGGCATTTGGAAAGGCTGCATGCTCCATGGCAAAAGCTGTTGAAGAGCTCTTGGGAGAAAAAATTGCCGAGGGAGTTGCGGTTACCAAATACGGCTATTCACTGCCCCTGAAGAGGATTAAAGTTATTGAAGCCGGACATCCTGTCCCGGATGAGAAATCTGTAAGAGGAGCCCAACTTGGGGTGGAGCTTGCTAAAAAGGTTGGTGAAGAAGACATACTCCTCGTTCTCATCTCCGGCGGCGGGAGTGCCCTCTTCATGCTGCCTGAAGACGGGATAAGCTTTGAGGACAAGATGAAAACCAACGAGCTCCTTCTCAAGAGCGGGGCCAAGATCTACGAGATAAACACGGTCAGAAAGCACATCTCGAAGGTTAAAGGGGGTAAGCTGGCGAAACTCGTTAGAGGGACTTTGATAAGCCTAATCCTCTCCGACGTCGTGGGCGACCCCCTAGAGGCAATAGCCTCTGGACCGACGGTTAAAGACCCGACGACGTTTCAGGACGCCTATAGAATATTAAAGCTCTACGACCTATGGGACGAGCTTCCCGAAAGCGTGAGGAGACACATAGAACTCGGCCTTGAGGGAAAAGTTGAGGAAACCCTGAAAGAAGACCTCCCCAACGTCCACAACTTCCTCATAGCGAGCAATGCTCTGGCCTGTGAGGCAGCAGAGAGAAAAGCCAGAGAGCTCGGGCTTAATGCTCATATTCTCACAACGACGCTTGAGGGGGAAGCAAGGGAAGTGGCGGTGGCTTTTGGTTCGATTATTGAGGAGATTTACCACCGGAGCAGGCCCTTTGAGAAGCCGTGTGTTCTAATAGCCGGTGGAGAAACAACGGTAACGATTGAGAGTGAAGCAGGCCTTGGGGGGCCGAACCAGGAGTTTGCCTTGAGCATAACGAGAAAAATAGCAAACCTTAGAGGAGTTGCGGTTTTGGCTATGGATACAGATGGAACTGACGGCCCAACGGATGCCGCCGGTGGATTGGTGGACAGCTATACTCTGGAAGCCCTTAAAAAAGAGGGCATAGATGTCGAGGAATACTTAAAGGGGCACAACGCTTATGAGGCTTTAAAGAAAGCAAAAGCCCTACTTGTAACAGGCCCAACGAGGACGAATGTTAATTCAATAGTTATTGCTGTTATTCTTTAA
- a CDS encoding IS982 family transposase (programmed frameshift) — translation MVVLSFQREILIIKSEIYPIISKHYPKNTHREIISLYDLITFAILAHLHFNGVYKHAYRVLIEEMKLFPKIRYNKLTERLNRHEKLLLLAQEELFKKHAREYVRILDSKPIQTKELARKNRKDKEGSSEVISEKPAVGFVPSKKFYYGYKLTCYSDGNLLALLSVDPANKHDVSVVREKFWVIVEEFSGCFLFLDKGYVSRELQEEFLRFGVVYTPVKRGNQISNLEEKKFYKYLSDFRRRIETLFSKFSEFLLRPSRSVSLRGLAVRILGAILAVNLDRLYNFTGGGN, via the exons GTGGTTGTATTGAGTTTTCAGAGGGAAATCCTGATCATAAAATCCGAAATCTACCCGATAATCAGCAAACACTACCCGAAAAACACTCACAGGGAAATAATCAGCCTCTACGACCTAATAACCTTCGCAATACTAGCACACTTGCACTTTAACGGAGTTTACAAGCACGCTTACAGAGTCCTAATCGAAGAAATGAAGCTGTTCCCCAAAATCAGGTACAACAAACTAACAGAACGCTTGAACAGGCACGAAAAACTCCTGCTCCTAGCGCAGGAAGAATTATTCAAAAAACACGCCAGAGAATACGTTAGAATACTGGACTCAAAGCCCATTCAGACCAAGGAGTTGGCCAGAAAAAACAGGAAGGATAAGGAGGGTTCTTCAGAAGTCATCTCTGAAAAGCCCGCAGTTGGGTTTGTTCCCTCT AAAAAGTTTTACTATGGGTACAAGCTGACCTGTTACTCTGATGGAAATTTGCTGGCTTTACTGTCTGTTGATCCGGCGAATAAGCATGATGTGAGTGTTGTCCGGGAAAAGTTCTGGGTGATTGTTGAGGAGTTTTCCGGCTGTTTTCTGTTTTTGGATAAGGGTTACGTTAGTAGAGAACTTCAGGAGGAATTTCTGAGGTTTGGCGTTGTTTACACGCCAGTAAAGCGGGGGAATCAGATTAGCAATCTGGAGGAGAAGAAGTTTTACAAGTACTTGTCTGACTTTCGCAGGAGGATTGAGACTTTGTTTTCGAAGTTTTCTGAGTTTCTTCTGAGGCCGAGCAGGAGTGTTAGTTTGAGGGGGTTAGCTGTCAGGATTTTAGGGGCGATTCTGGCCGTGAATCTGGACAGATTATACAACTTCACAGGTGGTGGGAACTAG
- a CDS encoding MBL fold metallo-hydrolase, producing MRGLRAEFKFHNVGQGLFYTGKLEYGNASFNFVYDCGSEKESLVKKAIDREFRCFRGNNYIDLLIISHLHKDHTSGIPHLLKRTKVGTVILPYLTPIERLIVALETPQASEEYYSFLADPVEYLLGRGVKKVILIGGEEPEREWRPFSKEEPPELPPEPPREGKFEIENNLSPYKNPQSQITNSEGNSSQQINQRTVEVRSHAGTLRVTLNGFPIWMFRLFNYRVSSQTLGQFKLCVGRYLKKLLKKTYGEKNINNDKNNNISEIIKDVIRDKSQREALKKCYKGLSKELRNFNNTSLMVLHLPAFKARWAVF from the coding sequence ATGAGGGGGCTTAGGGCTGAGTTTAAGTTCCACAATGTAGGCCAGGGGCTGTTTTATACTGGAAAGCTGGAGTACGGAAATGCTTCTTTTAATTTTGTTTACGATTGTGGGTCTGAAAAAGAGAGCCTAGTTAAGAAGGCAATTGATCGAGAATTTCGATGTTTTCGAGGTAACAACTACATTGATCTTTTGATAATCTCTCATTTACACAAAGATCATACCAGCGGTATTCCCCACTTGCTGAAGAGAACTAAGGTTGGTACAGTGATTCTTCCATATTTAACACCCATTGAACGATTGATCGTTGCACTTGAGACACCACAGGCATCAGAGGAGTACTACTCATTCCTTGCAGATCCTGTAGAGTATCTTTTGGGAAGAGGTGTTAAAAAAGTAATTTTAATTGGAGGAGAAGAGCCGGAGAGGGAGTGGCGCCCCTTCTCCAAAGAAGAACCTCCAGAACTTCCTCCAGAACCTCCAAGAGAAGGAAAGTTTGAAATAGAGAACAATTTGTCGCCATATAAAAACCCACAGTCGCAGATCACTAATTCAGAAGGAAACTCATCACAACAAATTAATCAAAGAACTGTCGAAGTTAGAAGCCACGCAGGCACCTTAAGAGTGACCCTAAATGGATTCCCAATATGGATGTTTAGGCTTTTCAATTATAGGGTAAGTTCCCAGACCTTAGGCCAGTTTAAGCTGTGTGTAGGTAGATATCTTAAAAAACTCTTAAAAAAAACTTATGGCGAAAAAAACATCAACAATGATAAAAATAATAACATCAGTGAAATCATCAAAGATGTCATTAGGGATAAATCCCAGAGAGAAGCTTTAAAAAAATGCTATAAGGGCCTGTCCAAAGAGTTGAGGAATTTCAACAACACCTCACTTATGGTTCTGCATCTCCCTGCATTTAAAGCACGCTGGGCTGTTTTCTAA
- a CDS encoding Eco57I restriction-modification methylase domain-containing protein, whose protein sequence is MREFVFKPAHEWEPRSLPREIVKALEEVKIVDPAAGSGAFLVGMYHLLTELHEKANVSVDYEKKLEIIRENIYGVDIKEWAIRVAKLRLWLALIEKQDRIPNEPILPNLEAKLVVGDSLAPPHIIIRGEDGKKIILDIPLSKWRESLRQKAAIRGPAFWIVQYKELAKKYYEGSTVSWKELEETKWHVLEAFAEDVLEELKDSDETKDKKAFKLLLSAIKEGRIEKPPFIWELDFPDVMLHKKGFDIVIANPPYVRQEKIYPEYYDLAEFEMLPKKEQEKLKKEYKEKIIKHMETIIKEKFEHEMRLNKRSDLYAYFFIQGVNLLNPKGALVFITSNSWLDVDYGTQLQEFFLRFTYLKRIIDYTTRSFEQADVNTVITVLTRKPKELFNTVGDECVNFVLLKKNFDELSLETVEKMLNCYVGKVKEVEVFGGKVYSYEDDDIRIRSIRSVELAKMGGFEIGTRNPLLGTYNISGEYEGMKWGGILIRAPRIFYVILDKGKGKLVRLGEIAEVKRGFTTGANEFFYLEPIKNPVKWPVCPICGRVHKPEEGLVAVRNKAGWEGYIEEEFLKPTITSTREIQTYVVLPVAPNRVMLYCSLSLKELEDSGKKHILSYIRWGESKGYPSRRTLQGRRYWWVLPVQEKQDFVILRFRDQRNWTPILPEDAQIYAGDVVFVGIYKQKYKPKKKILDAILNSTIHIFSTEIVGRTNLGDGLLTVYGPEIQVTLVINPYKLSPITEQWLIDIFAQTANREVRSIFEELGLPKPNKDLSNINPDDVSLDKVMPDRRELDRVIFEALGLTEEEQLEVYRAVVELVKTRLVKAKTFSKKGKG, encoded by the coding sequence TTGAGAGAGTTCGTCTTCAAGCCGGCTCACGAATGGGAGCCGAGGTCGTTGCCCAGAGAAATAGTTAAGGCGCTTGAGGAAGTTAAAATAGTAGATCCAGCCGCTGGAAGCGGTGCTTTTTTGGTTGGCATGTACCACCTCCTGACTGAACTTCACGAGAAAGCCAACGTTTCGGTTGACTACGAAAAGAAGCTTGAGATAATCAGGGAAAACATCTACGGGGTTGATATTAAGGAGTGGGCGATAAGGGTCGCCAAGCTCAGACTGTGGTTGGCTTTAATCGAGAAGCAGGATAGAATTCCCAACGAGCCCATTTTGCCCAACTTAGAGGCTAAACTAGTTGTTGGAGATTCTCTTGCACCACCGCACATAATTATTAGGGGAGAAGACGGAAAGAAAATCATTCTAGATATTCCCCTATCAAAGTGGCGTGAAAGTTTAAGGCAAAAAGCCGCAATAAGAGGGCCAGCTTTTTGGATAGTTCAGTATAAAGAGCTCGCAAAGAAGTATTACGAAGGCAGTACAGTCAGCTGGAAGGAGTTAGAAGAGACCAAGTGGCACGTTCTTGAAGCCTTTGCGGAGGACGTTCTGGAAGAGCTGAAAGATTCGGATGAAACCAAGGACAAGAAAGCGTTTAAGCTCCTCCTCTCGGCTATCAAAGAAGGAAGAATTGAAAAACCACCTTTCATATGGGAGCTGGACTTTCCTGATGTGATGCTCCACAAGAAGGGCTTCGATATTGTGATAGCAAACCCGCCGTATGTGAGGCAGGAGAAGATTTATCCAGAGTACTATGATTTGGCAGAGTTCGAGATGCTTCCCAAGAAGGAGCAGGAGAAGTTAAAGAAGGAGTACAAGGAGAAGATAATAAAACACATGGAGACAATAATCAAGGAAAAGTTTGAGCATGAGATGCGCTTGAACAAAAGGAGTGACCTTTATGCTTACTTCTTCATTCAGGGCGTTAACCTGCTCAACCCAAAGGGAGCGCTGGTTTTCATCACATCCAACTCGTGGCTCGATGTTGATTATGGAACTCAGTTGCAGGAGTTCTTCCTGAGATTCACGTATTTAAAGAGGATAATAGACTACACAACGAGGTCGTTCGAACAGGCTGATGTCAACACCGTAATTACCGTCCTGACGAGAAAGCCCAAAGAGCTGTTTAACACAGTTGGAGATGAATGCGTAAACTTCGTCCTTCTAAAGAAAAACTTTGATGAACTTAGCCTTGAAACAGTGGAAAAGATGCTCAACTGCTACGTTGGAAAGGTAAAGGAGGTTGAGGTCTTCGGCGGGAAAGTTTACAGCTATGAGGACGATGATATCAGGATCAGGAGCATTAGAAGTGTTGAGTTAGCTAAGATGGGCGGTTTTGAGATCGGTACGAGGAATCCCCTTCTGGGGACTTACAACATTTCTGGAGAATACGAGGGCATGAAGTGGGGAGGAATATTAATCAGGGCGCCGAGGATATTCTACGTGATTCTTGATAAAGGAAAAGGAAAGCTTGTGAGGCTGGGTGAGATTGCTGAGGTTAAGAGAGGATTCACAACAGGAGCAAACGAGTTCTTCTACCTTGAGCCGATAAAGAACCCAGTAAAGTGGCCCGTTTGTCCTATTTGTGGAAGGGTTCACAAGCCGGAGGAGGGATTGGTTGCCGTGAGAAACAAAGCTGGATGGGAGGGATACATCGAGGAGGAGTTTTTGAAACCAACCATAACATCTACTCGGGAAATCCAAACTTATGTAGTGCTTCCAGTTGCTCCAAATAGAGTAATGCTTTATTGCTCCTTATCATTAAAGGAACTCGAAGACTCAGGTAAAAAACACATTCTTTCCTACATACGATGGGGTGAAAGTAAGGGATATCCCTCCCGTCGTACTTTGCAAGGAAGGAGATATTGGTGGGTTTTACCAGTACAAGAGAAGCAAGATTTTGTAATATTAAGATTTAGAGATCAGAGAAATTGGACACCAATTTTACCTGAGGACGCCCAGATTTATGCTGGGGATGTTGTTTTTGTTGGTATCTACAAGCAGAAGTACAAACCTAAGAAAAAGATTTTAGATGCAATACTTAACTCAACTATCCATATCTTCAGCACGGAAATTGTTGGGAGAACTAACTTAGGTGATGGTTTGTTAACAGTTTATGGGCCTGAAATTCAAGTTACTTTGGTTATTAATCCATACAAGCTTTCCCCAATCACTGAGCAATGGCTAATTGATATCTTTGCTCAAACGGCAAACCGGGAAGTAAGAAGCATCTTCGAAGAGCTCGGCCTTCCGAAGCCCAACAAGGACTTGAGCAACATCAACCCTGATGATGTATCCCTCGACAAGGTCATGCCGGACAGGAGGGAACTTGACAGGGTTATCTTTGAGGCGCTTGGCTTAACTGAGGAGGAACAGCTGGAGGTTTACAGGGCCGTTGTTGAGCTCGTGAAGACGAGGCTTGTGAAAGCGAAAACATTTTCGAAGAAGGGGAAGGGGTGA
- a CDS encoding homoserine kinase — protein MKVLAPATIANFGPGFDVFGLCLAKPVDVIIFKESDEVTLEVEGFDVPSDPEKNVASISAFALLKMLNMEMGFNMKLKKGIRPKSGLGSSGASAIGGALAVANALGVRDKNLIIKAALEGEKAASGSVHGDNVVPALFGGFTILKSLHYLEVFKLDVDFELVVVLPEVEVSTRKARSVLPRDIPLGDAVKNLALASALISALKEGDLETVGMLLDDYLVIPYRKPLIPWFDKVRKAALESGAYGVSLSGSGPAMFALGEDLRNIGKSMVEAFESEGIRAEYFITKVGGGAKCSDV, from the coding sequence GTGAAAGTTCTAGCTCCAGCAACAATAGCGAACTTTGGGCCGGGATTTGATGTCTTTGGTTTATGTCTTGCCAAGCCTGTGGATGTAATAATCTTCAAAGAAAGTGATGAGGTAACATTAGAGGTTGAAGGATTTGATGTGCCAAGTGATCCTGAGAAGAACGTTGCTTCAATATCTGCCTTTGCTCTCTTGAAGATGCTTAATATGGAAATGGGGTTTAACATGAAATTAAAAAAGGGGATAAGACCAAAAAGTGGACTTGGAAGCTCTGGGGCTTCAGCTATCGGCGGGGCACTGGCTGTGGCAAATGCCCTTGGGGTTCGAGATAAGAATCTCATAATAAAAGCTGCCCTTGAGGGAGAAAAAGCAGCATCTGGTAGTGTCCATGGGGATAACGTGGTTCCAGCTCTGTTTGGTGGCTTTACAATTTTAAAATCTCTACACTATCTTGAGGTGTTTAAGCTTGATGTTGACTTTGAACTCGTCGTGGTTCTTCCAGAGGTTGAGGTTAGCACAAGGAAAGCAAGATCTGTTTTACCAAGAGATATTCCGCTAGGTGACGCTGTTAAGAACTTGGCCCTAGCAAGTGCTTTGATTTCAGCACTGAAGGAGGGAGATTTGGAGACAGTTGGAATGCTCCTGGATGACTATTTGGTTATTCCATACAGAAAGCCCCTCATACCTTGGTTTGATAAAGTCAGAAAAGCAGCTTTGGAGAGTGGAGCTTATGGGGTTTCTTTATCCGGTTCTGGACCGGCCATGTTTGCTTTGGGAGAAGATTTGCGCAACATTGGAAAGTCAATGGTTGAGGCCTTTGAGAGTGAAGGGATTAGGGCAGAGTATTTTATAACAAAAGTAGGAGGTGGGGCAAAATGCTCAGATGTATAG
- a CDS encoding ArsR/SmtB family transcription factor has product MEEHGRLLDVLGNETRRRILLLLTKRPYFVSELSKELGVGQKAILEHLRILENAGLIEGRVEKIPRGRPRKYYQIKRGIRLEVLLTPYSFGTEMYEPKMPRQTREYEEIRQLIKSQAPVEEKIKELSDFLSEIEQKIEEHMRIKSELEEVRMLTETYIKNLMRRIARESEEQFDELLEEFEGILPKEIIEELKRIKRELV; this is encoded by the coding sequence ATGGAGGAGCACGGGAGACTGCTTGATGTCCTTGGAAACGAGACGAGAAGGAGAATATTACTGTTACTGACCAAACGGCCATACTTCGTAAGCGAGCTCTCGAAGGAGCTGGGAGTGGGGCAAAAGGCCATCCTTGAGCACCTTAGAATCCTTGAAAACGCTGGTTTAATCGAGGGAAGGGTAGAGAAGATTCCAAGGGGCAGGCCCAGGAAGTATTATCAAATAAAGAGGGGCATTAGATTGGAGGTTCTCCTCACGCCGTATTCCTTTGGCACGGAGATGTACGAGCCCAAAATGCCCAGACAGACGAGGGAATACGAGGAGATAAGGCAGCTCATAAAGTCTCAAGCTCCAGTGGAAGAAAAGATCAAGGAGCTTTCTGACTTCCTAAGTGAGATAGAACAGAAAATAGAAGAGCACATGAGAATCAAGAGCGAGCTTGAGGAAGTCAGAATGCTTACCGAGACTTACATAAAGAACCTTATGCGCAGAATTGCCAGAGAAAGCGAGGAACAGTTTGATGAGCTTTTGGAGGAATTCGAGGGTATACTCCCAAAAGAAATCATCGAGGAACTAAAAAGGATAAAGAGAGAGCTGGTTTAG
- a CDS encoding MBL fold metallo-hydrolase, protein MKVIGNIHLVDETFANVYLIERGEKLLLIDAGLPGEYEKVLRYVEKLGYVPEDVEIIIVTHAHYDHVGSLKDLKDATGAVVAAHKDEVPYLKGEKTFRREIEPVDVEIELNDGDEIEGLRVIHSPGHTPGSICLLDLETKALFVGDLVREENGKLEEIPHHYSLDPMKNREAIKRLLDVDFVHLLPSHGKPILNEGKEKLRELVERL, encoded by the coding sequence ATGAAAGTCATTGGAAACATTCACCTTGTTGATGAAACTTTTGCAAACGTCTATCTAATAGAAAGGGGAGAAAAACTCCTCCTTATAGATGCCGGCCTTCCAGGAGAGTATGAGAAAGTCTTGAGGTACGTAGAAAAGCTTGGCTACGTTCCAGAGGACGTTGAGATAATAATAGTGACCCACGCTCATTATGACCACGTGGGCTCTTTAAAAGACCTTAAAGATGCGACCGGTGCAGTGGTTGCGGCCCATAAGGATGAAGTGCCTTATTTGAAGGGAGAGAAAACATTCAGAAGGGAAATCGAGCCGGTTGATGTTGAAATAGAGCTGAACGACGGAGATGAGATCGAGGGGCTTAGAGTTATTCATTCTCCCGGCCATACTCCCGGAAGCATTTGTTTGCTCGACCTGGAAACAAAAGCCCTCTTTGTGGGAGATTTGGTTAGGGAAGAGAACGGGAAGCTGGAGGAGATTCCGCACCACTACTCCCTTGACCCGATGAAGAATAGGGAAGCCATAAAGAGGCTTTTGGACGTTGACTTTGTGCATTTACTCCCAAGCCACGGGAAGCCGATCTTGAACGAAGGAAAGGAGAAGTTGAGGGAGCTTGTGGAGAGGCTTTGA
- a CDS encoding DUF371 domain-containing protein — MIKETIICYGHENVKATHRSTLEITKEDYLTPRGDCIICIKATKSLKELSDELKEALKKGRKIKIRIIVDEIVDELEALGDERLSFESEVSMVIRKSDYVDGRTLAIRANKAAKDIKRELVEKLKNPGQEVIVEIIVE; from the coding sequence ATGATTAAGGAAACCATCATCTGCTACGGGCATGAAAACGTGAAAGCAACCCATCGCTCAACGCTGGAAATAACAAAAGAGGACTACCTGACCCCTAGAGGGGACTGCATAATATGCATAAAGGCCACCAAATCCCTTAAAGAGCTAAGTGATGAGTTAAAAGAAGCCCTGAAAAAAGGCAGAAAAATAAAAATAAGGATAATTGTTGATGAAATTGTTGATGAGCTTGAGGCACTTGGAGATGAGAGGCTGAGCTTTGAAAGTGAGGTTTCTATGGTGATAAGAAAGAGCGACTACGTTGATGGCAGAACCCTTGCGATAAGAGCGAACAAGGCAGCGAAGGACATTAAAAGGGAACTCGTGGAGAAGCTGAAAAATCCGGGGCAGGAAGTGATTGTTGAGATAATTGTGGAATGA
- a CDS encoding aspartate kinase translates to MIYKLSRIVVKFGGSSIRNSFEDALELVQKFWEEKSEVVVVLSALKGVTDLLLELAERKSPELLEEFTNIHLAAAEKFGVNIDIEEELKELRFVLKNERAFPSKKAYTDHVFSFGERLSVKLFSSTLNDRGIESVPIDAFYLVETNGNFGNAEVDLEKTKNNLWMLEELLKAGKVPVVTGFLGKFNSLRTTLGRGGSDYTASVLGRLLNVRVVLIMSDVKGIYTADPRIVKNVRIIPFISYDEALIASKLGLKALHERAIEPVKNRVPLIFGRTNKWRLGTLVSNFTLKIPLITYKIIGEKAKIGVIGASCSVPYPVVEQKEEYTCFMVDKAELEDVLNEVHEVIFGESSSSSNNSELWAGI, encoded by the coding sequence GTGATTTACAAACTCTCCAGAATAGTGGTTAAATTTGGAGGAAGTTCGATTAGGAACTCTTTTGAAGATGCCTTAGAGCTTGTCCAGAAATTCTGGGAGGAAAAAAGTGAAGTTGTTGTCGTTTTGTCCGCACTTAAAGGAGTTACAGACCTTTTGTTGGAGCTTGCAGAAAGGAAAAGCCCGGAGCTTCTAGAGGAGTTTACGAACATACACTTGGCTGCGGCTGAGAAATTTGGCGTCAATATAGACATCGAGGAGGAACTCAAGGAACTTAGGTTTGTGCTGAAAAATGAAAGAGCTTTCCCAAGTAAGAAGGCATACACAGATCATGTCTTCTCCTTCGGCGAAAGACTATCAGTTAAACTCTTTTCAAGCACACTAAACGACAGGGGTATAGAGAGTGTTCCAATTGATGCCTTCTATTTGGTAGAAACAAACGGAAACTTTGGGAATGCTGAAGTGGATCTGGAAAAAACAAAGAATAATCTTTGGATGCTCGAGGAGCTATTAAAAGCGGGCAAGGTACCTGTTGTGACAGGATTTCTAGGGAAGTTCAATAGCCTTAGGACAACACTTGGGAGAGGAGGAAGTGATTACACAGCCTCAGTTTTGGGCCGTCTCTTGAATGTAAGAGTAGTTTTGATCATGAGTGACGTGAAAGGAATTTATACAGCCGATCCAAGAATAGTCAAAAATGTCAGGATTATTCCGTTTATCTCATATGATGAAGCTTTAATTGCTTCAAAACTTGGGTTAAAAGCTTTACACGAACGAGCCATCGAGCCTGTAAAAAATAGGGTCCCATTGATCTTTGGAAGGACAAACAAATGGAGATTAGGCACGCTAGTTTCAAATTTTACCCTTAAAATACCGTTAATTACCTACAAGATTATTGGGGAAAAAGCAAAGATTGGAGTGATTGGAGCTTCTTGTAGTGTGCCCTACCCAGTTGTTGAACAAAAAGAAGAATACACGTGTTTTATGGTTGATAAGGCTGAGCTTGAGGATGTTTTGAATGAAGTTCATGAGGTGATTTTTGGTGAAAGTTCTAGCTCCAGCAACAATAGCGAACTTTGGGCCGGGATTTGA
- a CDS encoding AAA family ATPase gives MEEECLWGGGHRNTAEKLFQAVLRGNISVLLGPRRVGKTSVVNVIAEKFTKRRNHHYIYFNFSRFIGARAISISDIEPKRTSLRLITMSKSYALSLRGISVEVRKTSIEEFTSDFSTLVRVLSQNSARGLLIFDEAQVLARLKNLDFRGLLQEITDSYPNISLIFTGSMPGLLMEYLNPDASKPNFMRSAEIFTLPRWSVMEGVEFLRRGFETYDLNVKNELELERAVRELGGVPGFVSYYGLTVTNLVRRGVAVEKALPRALEESRKYALDEWKKDLEAFLNVYSSPIYVEVLRVLANAYPSALRGAEVYRELEKEEKAPRRIQHIYKYLDTLEKAGFIRSEGGRYWIEDPLLRVLLMSP, from the coding sequence ATGGAGGAGGAGTGCCTTTGGGGAGGAGGGCATAGAAATACAGCTGAAAAACTTTTTCAAGCAGTTCTGAGAGGGAATATTTCTGTTCTCTTGGGCCCGAGGCGTGTAGGAAAGACGAGCGTTGTTAATGTGATCGCTGAAAAGTTCACAAAACGAAGAAACCATCACTACATCTACTTCAACTTTTCTCGCTTCATTGGTGCTAGGGCTATTTCGATATCCGACATAGAGCCAAAAAGAACATCTCTAAGACTTATAACCATGAGTAAGAGCTACGCCCTTTCCCTTCGCGGAATTTCTGTCGAAGTTAGGAAGACAAGCATAGAGGAGTTTACTTCTGACTTTTCTACTCTTGTAAGGGTGCTGTCTCAAAACTCGGCAAGAGGACTCCTTATTTTTGACGAAGCTCAGGTGCTTGCTAGATTGAAAAATTTGGATTTTCGTGGTTTACTTCAGGAGATAACGGACAGTTATCCGAACATATCCCTGATTTTTACAGGCTCAATGCCCGGTCTACTTATGGAGTATTTGAATCCCGATGCCAGTAAGCCAAACTTTATGCGCTCGGCCGAGATATTTACACTCCCGCGCTGGAGCGTGATGGAGGGCGTAGAATTTTTGAGAAGAGGTTTTGAAACCTATGATCTTAATGTAAAAAATGAGCTCGAACTTGAAAGGGCTGTAAGGGAGCTTGGAGGCGTTCCAGGCTTTGTTTCTTATTATGGATTAACTGTAACAAACCTTGTAAGGAGGGGAGTTGCTGTAGAAAAAGCTCTTCCAAGGGCACTGGAAGAGAGCAGAAAATATGCCCTTGATGAGTGGAAAAAGGATTTGGAAGCTTTCTTGAACGTTTACAGTAGCCCCATTTATGTTGAGGTGCTTAGAGTCCTCGCTAATGCATATCCCAGCGCACTTAGGGGGGCGGAGGTTTATAGAGAGCTTGAGAAGGAAGAAAAGGCACCTAGGAGAATTCAGCACATCTACAAGTATCTAGACACTCTTGAAAAAGCAGGGTTCATACGTTCGGAAGGAGGAAGATATTGGATAGAAGATCCCCTTCTTAGGGTTCTTCTGATGTCTCCCTAA
- a CDS encoding 30S ribosomal protein S17e, with amino-acid sequence MGNIKQGFIKRTARELFNRYPNEFTRDFEHNKKKVEELTNVTSKTLRNRIAGYITRLVRLKEEGKML; translated from the coding sequence ATGGGAAACATTAAGCAAGGTTTCATTAAGAGAACTGCGAGGGAGCTCTTCAACAGATACCCAAACGAGTTCACAAGGGACTTCGAACACAACAAAAAGAAGGTTGAGGAGCTAACAAACGTCACAAGCAAGACTCTCAGAAACAGAATAGCTGGCTACATAACAAGGCTTGTAAGGCTTAAGGAAGAAGGAAAAATGCTCTAA